In a genomic window of Occallatibacter riparius:
- a CDS encoding metallophosphoesterase produces MFLACLLCTLLIADVSRLSRAQPGPQAAPMVPKVVEALLVSDIHFEPFWDPAKVSRLAASPVSAWARILSAPDSPNRQQAFDKIQDACHARGIDTSFPVLQSSMRAIRTHAAGARFITLSGDLMAHGFDCKFKKLMPAATAAEYRAFTVKTIRFVLAQLQAAAPGLRIYTALGNNDSDCGDYKLDANSTFLKQVGEAVTQRFPSAERAAALASFAQTGNYSVMLPAPMTHTRLIVLDDVFFSAKHTACSGKPDTADQDAQYAWLAAQLQEARKAKQNVWVMAHIPPGVDAYGTLAHLSGPCGRKPTMLLSSDRLAQTLEGEADSIKLGIFGHTHEDEIKLLESGEDAGTTEHASGGIPVKVVASVSPVNGNLPSFTIAQIEPATATLADYEVIAGSNRVAWHQQYEYRTAYAEGSFSAAAVAHLIGGFSADRDERTQPSQKYIHNFSIGNPVPLLSLVWTGYVCSMAHQTAEGFSSCACGQQPQSGDRH; encoded by the coding sequence ATGTTCCTCGCATGCTTGCTGTGTACGCTTCTGATCGCAGACGTTTCCCGCCTCAGCCGGGCTCAGCCGGGACCGCAAGCCGCTCCGATGGTTCCGAAGGTGGTCGAGGCTCTCCTCGTCAGCGACATTCACTTCGAACCGTTCTGGGATCCTGCCAAGGTCTCACGGCTTGCGGCTTCGCCCGTCAGCGCCTGGGCGAGGATTCTCTCTGCGCCTGACTCGCCCAATCGCCAGCAGGCTTTTGATAAGATCCAGGACGCCTGCCACGCTCGCGGCATCGATACATCCTTCCCTGTTCTGCAATCCAGCATGAGGGCGATCCGCACTCATGCTGCGGGCGCGCGGTTCATCACGTTGAGCGGCGACCTGATGGCCCACGGCTTCGATTGCAAGTTCAAAAAGCTGATGCCTGCGGCAACGGCTGCGGAGTATCGCGCGTTCACGGTCAAAACGATTCGCTTTGTGCTTGCGCAGCTACAAGCGGCCGCGCCCGGCTTGCGCATCTATACGGCTCTGGGCAACAACGACTCCGACTGCGGGGATTACAAGCTGGACGCCAACAGCACGTTTCTCAAGCAAGTTGGAGAAGCAGTCACGCAACGATTTCCGTCCGCGGAGCGCGCGGCGGCGCTCGCCTCGTTCGCGCAAACCGGCAACTACAGCGTGATGCTTCCGGCACCGATGACCCACACGCGCCTTATTGTCCTCGATGACGTGTTCTTCTCCGCCAAACACACAGCCTGCTCCGGGAAGCCTGACACCGCCGACCAGGACGCACAGTACGCCTGGCTGGCGGCGCAGTTGCAGGAAGCACGGAAGGCAAAGCAGAACGTCTGGGTGATGGCGCACATTCCTCCCGGCGTGGACGCCTACGGCACGCTGGCGCACCTTTCCGGCCCCTGCGGCCGCAAGCCCACCATGCTGCTTTCCTCAGACCGACTGGCGCAGACACTCGAAGGCGAGGCGGATTCGATCAAGCTGGGCATTTTTGGCCACACGCACGAAGACGAGATCAAATTGCTCGAATCCGGTGAGGACGCGGGGACAACGGAGCACGCTTCCGGCGGGATTCCAGTGAAAGTGGTCGCGTCCGTCTCGCCCGTCAACGGCAATCTGCCGTCGTTCACCATCGCGCAAATCGAGCCTGCGACGGCAACGCTTGCGGATTACGAAGTGATTGCCGGAAGCAACAGAGTTGCATGGCATCAGCAGTACGAGTATCGAACTGCGTATGCGGAGGGTTCTTTCTCCGCAGCTGCGGTGGCACACCTGATCGGCGGGTTCAGCGCCGACCGGGATGAGAGGACACAGCCCAGCCAAAAATATATCCACAACTTCTCGATCGGCAATCCTGTTCCGTTGCTTTCGCTGGTGTGGACTGGATATGTGTGCAGCATGGCCCACCAAACCGCAGAGGGATTCTCTTCTTGCGCATGTGGACAACAGCCGCAGAGCGGAGACCGACACTAA
- a CDS encoding peptidylprolyl isomerase, translating into MKHQLIAALFVTALSASALAQQSSAPATQPAQDLPDGPQPTQAVLTQPNGPTVVMDTSMGRITCQFFQKQAPVAVANFIGLANGTKDWTDPATSKKMHGKRYYDHTQFHRVIPEFMIQGGDPTATGTGDPGYSFNDEFDPNLNFDVPGRLAMANSGPNTNGSQFFVTEAPQPSLNQKYTIFGQCDDSSVNVVKTIARVQTNPNDKPIVPVFLNKVTIVPEGQPVPPPPAPPAAPSATAPAEKPQP; encoded by the coding sequence ATGAAACATCAGCTCATTGCAGCACTTTTTGTGACGGCGCTCAGCGCTTCAGCATTGGCTCAGCAATCCAGCGCTCCAGCAACGCAACCGGCGCAGGACCTTCCTGATGGGCCTCAGCCTACGCAGGCTGTGCTGACCCAGCCGAACGGTCCGACTGTCGTGATGGATACCTCGATGGGCCGGATCACCTGCCAGTTCTTCCAGAAGCAGGCGCCTGTCGCTGTGGCCAATTTCATCGGTCTCGCCAACGGCACGAAGGACTGGACCGATCCGGCGACGAGCAAGAAGATGCATGGCAAGCGCTACTACGACCACACCCAGTTTCATCGCGTGATTCCGGAGTTCATGATCCAGGGCGGCGATCCGACGGCAACTGGAACGGGCGATCCGGGGTACAGCTTCAACGATGAGTTCGATCCTAACTTAAACTTCGACGTGCCGGGCCGTCTCGCGATGGCCAACTCAGGACCCAACACCAATGGCAGCCAGTTCTTCGTCACGGAGGCGCCGCAGCCTTCGCTCAATCAGAAGTACACCATCTTCGGCCAGTGCGATGATTCGAGCGTCAACGTGGTGAAGACGATCGCGCGTGTGCAGACCAATCCGAATGACAAGCCAATCGTTCCAGTGTTTCTGAACAAGGTGACGATTGTGCCGGAAGGACAGCCTGTTCCGCCTCCGCCCGCGCCGCCTGCAGCCCCCTCAGCGACAGCGCCGGCCGAAAAGCCGCAACCCTGA
- a CDS encoding phospholipase C, whose translation MPKSGLSRRDILKFGAAAGAGSLAGSFLSGCSAANKVAGALSGCAKVTDIDHVVILIQENRSFDHYFGSYKGVKGFNEQSAAFNQPYSGNTSNAPVGVLLPFHLDITKTNAACTHDISHDWVPQHKSWNNGAQDGFVSSRLSINSTDAVMTMGYYTRADLPYYYAAADAFTLCDNFFCPVMGPSDPNRLYSMAASLDPDGTHGGPLLQTLAFDTREPFYGKMTMTTMPEQLKVRGISWKVYQTPDQSIANGAFSDNILSYFKNYQDTSSDLYHNAFTPQFPADFISDAAKGNLPQVSWILGSLIDSDHPPAPATFGENTLSLIVQALMANPAVWAKTVLFATYDENGGFFDHVPPPTAPPGTAGEWVTAPSVPDPSASGGINGPIGLGFRVPTMIISPFSRGGFVSSDVFDHTSILRFLETRFGAEVPNLSAWRRQTVGDMTSAFNFAKPDYSIPKLPSTTAALQNELTECLNNLAGFEPYTLPSPQQMPVQEAGSPQRPSGASC comes from the coding sequence ATGCCGAAATCAGGCTTGTCGCGCCGCGACATTCTCAAATTTGGAGCCGCCGCAGGCGCGGGCTCGCTGGCAGGATCGTTTCTGAGCGGGTGCAGCGCCGCAAACAAGGTTGCGGGTGCACTCTCCGGCTGCGCCAAGGTCACCGACATCGATCACGTGGTCATCCTTATCCAGGAGAACCGATCGTTCGATCACTATTTCGGCAGCTACAAGGGCGTCAAAGGTTTCAACGAGCAGAGCGCCGCGTTCAATCAGCCCTATTCCGGCAACACTTCCAATGCCCCCGTCGGCGTGCTGCTGCCCTTTCATCTCGACATCACCAAGACCAACGCAGCGTGCACGCACGACATCAGCCACGACTGGGTTCCGCAGCACAAGAGCTGGAACAACGGTGCTCAGGACGGCTTCGTTAGCTCGCGTTTGTCCATCAACTCGACCGATGCCGTGATGACGATGGGCTATTACACGCGCGCCGATCTGCCCTACTATTACGCAGCGGCCGATGCCTTCACGCTCTGCGATAACTTCTTCTGCCCAGTCATGGGCCCCAGCGATCCAAACCGGCTCTACAGCATGGCTGCCTCGCTCGATCCCGATGGCACGCACGGAGGCCCGCTTCTCCAGACGCTGGCCTTTGATACCCGCGAGCCCTTTTACGGCAAGATGACGATGACCACCATGCCTGAGCAGTTGAAGGTGCGCGGCATCTCGTGGAAGGTCTATCAGACACCGGACCAGTCGATCGCCAACGGCGCGTTCTCTGACAACATCCTCTCGTATTTCAAGAACTATCAGGACACATCATCGGATCTTTACCACAATGCATTTACGCCACAATTTCCCGCTGATTTCATCTCCGATGCCGCCAAGGGCAATCTGCCTCAGGTCTCGTGGATCCTGGGTTCTCTGATCGATTCGGATCATCCGCCGGCCCCAGCTACCTTCGGTGAGAACACGCTCTCCTTGATCGTGCAGGCTCTGATGGCGAATCCCGCGGTATGGGCAAAGACGGTTCTTTTTGCCACCTATGACGAGAACGGCGGGTTCTTCGATCACGTGCCGCCACCCACTGCGCCGCCTGGAACTGCCGGCGAATGGGTCACCGCTCCAAGCGTGCCCGATCCGAGCGCGTCGGGAGGCATCAACGGGCCCATCGGCCTTGGCTTCCGCGTGCCCACCATGATCATCTCGCCCTTCAGCCGCGGTGGATTCGTGTCCTCCGACGTCTTCGACCACACGTCGATTTTGCGTTTCCTTGAAACCCGATTTGGGGCCGAGGTGCCCAACCTCTCCGCGTGGCGGCGGCAGACCGTAGGCGACATGACGAGCGCCTTCAACTTCGCAAAGCCAGACTATTCGATTCCGAAGCTGCCCTCGACCACCGCGGCGCTGCAGAACGAGCTCACCGAATGCCTCAACAACCTGGCGGGATTTGAGCCATACACATTGCCTTCGCCGCAGCAGATGCCGGTGCAGGAAGCTGGATCTCCACAGCGGCCGAGCGGCGCAAGCTGCTAG
- a CDS encoding M28 family peptidase produces the protein MTLRSAVLVAAVVVCAAAVAQQPTQTWTVHPEWVRAHEDFLASDALAGRGSATRDEEIAATYVSSRFESYGLQHAPGMNSYIQAAGVESIELDGKATLTAGSTSLAESADFDLLLSPGESASGPLVRIAVADVKTATPAAGSAVLLTGATDPGAVFQAFRQINQSKPALILIAASPALTSLYDMMGGKTRTPIHLAGDTAPARNGNVLLVRSTDKLPADGTTVSLSVHTLPPTPRQTYNAIGYLAGTDPKAGTILVSSHLDHLGVGRPVNGDSIYNGADDDAAGTTAVLELAHALAAGARPRRSILFVCYGAEELGLLGSRYFGEHPPVPISDLIANLEFEMIGQQDPKMPKGVLMLSGWDRSNFGPTLKERGALIGPDPYPEQHFFERSDNYSLALQGVVAHTAAGWGMPPTYHKPDDDLAHIDVDFMTAAIQSLVEPVRWLATSDFKPTWNPGGSPQQGK, from the coding sequence GTGACCTTGCGTTCCGCAGTACTTGTGGCCGCTGTTGTTGTGTGTGCCGCCGCCGTCGCCCAGCAGCCCACCCAAACCTGGACAGTCCATCCCGAGTGGGTTCGCGCCCACGAAGACTTTCTCGCCTCTGACGCCCTTGCAGGCCGCGGTTCAGCTACCCGCGATGAGGAGATCGCTGCGACCTACGTGTCCAGCCGGTTTGAGAGCTATGGCCTGCAGCACGCGCCGGGGATGAACTCCTACATCCAGGCAGCTGGCGTCGAGTCCATCGAACTCGATGGCAAAGCGACGCTGACTGCTGGTTCGACGAGTCTGGCTGAGAGCGCGGACTTCGACCTGCTGCTTTCGCCCGGTGAGTCCGCTTCGGGCCCGCTCGTCCGCATCGCGGTCGCAGACGTGAAGACCGCGACGCCCGCCGCGGGATCTGCTGTGTTGCTTACCGGCGCGACTGATCCAGGCGCCGTCTTCCAGGCCTTCCGACAAATCAATCAATCAAAGCCTGCGCTCATTCTTATCGCCGCCTCTCCGGCTCTCACTTCGCTCTACGACATGATGGGCGGCAAGACGCGCACGCCCATCCACCTCGCCGGAGACACCGCACCCGCGCGCAACGGCAATGTGCTCCTCGTGCGTTCCACGGACAAGTTGCCCGCCGATGGAACGACCGTGTCCCTCTCCGTTCACACGCTGCCGCCCACGCCGCGCCAGACCTACAACGCCATCGGGTACCTGGCCGGCACCGATCCGAAAGCCGGAACGATCCTTGTGTCGTCGCATCTCGATCACCTCGGCGTTGGTCGACCCGTCAACGGCGACAGCATCTACAACGGCGCTGACGACGACGCAGCCGGCACCACCGCTGTGCTCGAACTGGCCCACGCGCTCGCTGCCGGCGCACGGCCCCGGCGTTCCATCCTGTTTGTCTGCTACGGCGCTGAGGAACTCGGTCTTCTGGGCTCGCGCTACTTCGGCGAGCATCCGCCGGTTCCCATCTCCGACCTCATCGCCAACCTTGAATTCGAGATGATTGGCCAGCAGGACCCCAAAATGCCCAAAGGCGTTCTCATGCTCAGCGGCTGGGACCGCTCCAACTTCGGGCCCACGCTCAAGGAGCGCGGCGCGCTCATCGGCCCCGATCCCTACCCCGAGCAGCACTTCTTCGAGCGCTCCGATAACTACTCGCTCGCATTGCAGGGCGTGGTGGCGCACACCGCCGCAGGGTGGGGCATGCCGCCCACCTATCACAAGCCTGACGACGATCTTGCGCACATCGACGTCGACTTCATGACGGCAGCAATCCAGTCGCTGGTCGAGCCGGTACGGTGGCTGGCGACTAGCGACTTCAAGCCGACCTGGAATCCAGGCGGATCGCCCCAGCAAGGGAAATAG
- a CDS encoding class I SAM-dependent methyltransferase, with the protein MPDHQAPLDAIRTSYDCIADAYADALFHELKKKPFDCDVLKRFSAATADRGPVCDLGCGPGQIAGFLHELGSDVFGVDLSAGMIEQARRLNKGIEFHTGSMLALDLKDASLAGITAFYCIVNLPAELRVQAFREMARVLQPGGMLLLTFHIEGPVPGVKELFGRPITMDFYMLDRAVIESELHDAGFEMVEALERDPYPPPIEHQSRRAYLFARKPEA; encoded by the coding sequence ATGCCTGATCATCAAGCACCTCTAGACGCGATCCGCACCAGCTATGACTGTATAGCCGACGCGTATGCTGACGCCCTCTTCCACGAGCTCAAGAAAAAGCCATTCGATTGCGATGTACTCAAACGCTTCTCTGCAGCGACGGCCGACCGCGGGCCAGTCTGCGACTTGGGCTGCGGGCCTGGGCAGATAGCGGGCTTTCTGCATGAGTTGGGCTCAGACGTGTTCGGAGTGGACCTGTCTGCCGGGATGATCGAGCAGGCGCGCCGTCTCAACAAGGGCATCGAGTTCCACACCGGCAGCATGCTCGCCCTCGATCTGAAGGATGCGTCGCTAGCGGGCATTACCGCCTTCTACTGCATTGTGAACCTGCCCGCGGAGCTTCGTGTGCAGGCGTTCCGTGAGATGGCCCGCGTGCTGCAGCCAGGCGGAATGCTCCTGCTCACATTCCACATCGAGGGCCCCGTCCCGGGAGTGAAAGAGTTGTTCGGCCGCCCCATCACGATGGATTTCTACATGCTCGATCGTGCCGTTATCGAATCCGAGCTTCACGATGCCGGCTTCGAAATGGTCGAGGCCCTCGAGCGCGATCCCTATCCGCCGCCCATCGAGCACCAGAGCCGCCGCGCTTATCTGTTCGCCCGCAAGCCGGAGGCGTGA
- a CDS encoding peptidylprolyl isomerase: MALAPGTYAHFNTTEGKITVRLFEADAPVTVQNFIELAEGKKEWTHPGTREKSSNKLYDGTIFHRVIPDFMIQGGDPTGTGMGGPGYRFQDETKGSPHKFDKPGKLAMANSGPNTNGCQIFITVAATPWLTGNHTIFGEVVEGQDIANKISKVPTGPQDKPRTPVVLESLTIERVA; this comes from the coding sequence ATGGCACTTGCACCAGGCACCTACGCGCACTTCAATACGACAGAAGGCAAAATCACAGTTCGTCTCTTCGAGGCTGACGCGCCCGTCACGGTTCAGAACTTTATCGAGCTCGCCGAAGGCAAGAAGGAGTGGACGCATCCCGGTACGCGCGAGAAGTCGTCGAACAAGCTCTATGACGGCACCATCTTTCATCGCGTGATTCCCGACTTCATGATTCAGGGCGGCGATCCGACAGGCACCGGTATGGGCGGCCCGGGCTACCGCTTCCAGGATGAGACGAAGGGCTCGCCGCACAAGTTCGACAAGCCCGGCAAGCTGGCCATGGCCAACAGCGGTCCCAACACCAATGGGTGCCAGATCTTCATCACAGTCGCGGCCACGCCGTGGCTCACCGGCAATCACACCATCTTCGGCGAAGTGGTGGAGGGCCAGGACATCGCCAACAAGATCTCGAAGGTGCCCACGGGTCCACAGGACAAGCCGCGCACGCCCGTCGTGCTCGAGTCGCTGACCATCGAGCGCGTTGCCTGA
- a CDS encoding RecQ family ATP-dependent DNA helicase encodes MTSSVQSAPLVQILRDAFGFPAFRANQEEVCRAAVAGHDLLLVMPTGSGKSLCYQLPALARGGTALVISPLIALMEDQVAKLAALGLKVARIHSGLDRSASRQACIDYLNGSLQFLFIAPERLRVPGFPEMLAKRRLALIAIDEAHCISQWGHDFRPDYRMLGQHLPQLRAGDNHCPVLALTATATTTVQADIIAQLGMTSPAKFIHGFRRDNLAIEVVEIPMPMRAQIVTGLLKDPARRPAIVYAQSRKQSEALAEELGYQVRAAAYHAGLDADTRERVQTAFQQRELEVVVATIAFGMGIDKADIRTVIHAGLPATLEGYYQEIGRAGRDGKPSRTILMHSYADQRTHDFLLTRDYPPTENLSTVFNMLSGESRSVDDLREDSRLGPEEFDKALEKLQIHGGAHVDFGGNVTIGRPAWKKTYSVQSAYRREQFEKVVRYTTSNDCRMSALVRHFGDVEDANRRCGHCDVCDPAGAVLRLFRRASNRERHQVQEVIDALRASAYKTPKGLRGELAWAESMERDDFEDFIGAMLRAGLIAVEDAEFEKDGKIIPFRKISLTDAGFEVRATTPLDLLFSDGIVEEFGTAPTAKKKKRAPESSPPGKAQTSAAPSSPSAKRYRSDEPAPIELTGDSADLASRLKEWRAAEAKRLGVPAYLVLHDRTLNALAARRPSTPHELLAVEGMGPSKVGRFGDAILALCSH; translated from the coding sequence TTGACCTCCTCCGTCCAATCCGCCCCGCTGGTTCAGATCCTTCGCGACGCCTTCGGTTTTCCAGCTTTTCGCGCTAACCAGGAAGAGGTGTGCCGCGCGGCCGTAGCAGGTCACGATCTGCTGCTGGTTATGCCGACGGGTTCGGGCAAGTCGCTCTGCTATCAATTGCCGGCACTCGCCCGCGGCGGAACCGCGTTGGTCATCTCGCCGCTGATCGCGCTGATGGAAGATCAGGTGGCCAAGCTTGCTGCGCTCGGCCTCAAAGTGGCTCGCATTCACTCTGGCCTAGACCGATCGGCTTCACGCCAGGCCTGCATCGACTACTTGAATGGCAGCCTGCAGTTTCTGTTCATCGCGCCGGAGCGGCTGCGGGTGCCCGGATTTCCTGAGATGCTCGCCAAGCGCCGTCTGGCTCTGATCGCCATCGATGAGGCCCACTGCATCTCGCAATGGGGACACGACTTTCGTCCCGACTACCGCATGCTGGGTCAGCACCTGCCGCAGCTTCGCGCTGGCGACAACCACTGCCCAGTCCTGGCGCTCACCGCAACGGCCACCACCACCGTGCAAGCCGACATCATCGCGCAACTCGGCATGACCTCGCCCGCGAAGTTCATCCACGGCTTCCGCCGCGACAACCTCGCGATAGAAGTGGTCGAAATCCCAATGCCGATGCGCGCGCAGATTGTGACTGGCCTGCTCAAGGATCCGGCGCGCAGGCCTGCCATCGTCTACGCGCAATCCCGCAAGCAGTCTGAAGCACTCGCGGAAGAGTTGGGCTACCAGGTGCGCGCGGCCGCCTACCACGCTGGACTCGACGCCGACACACGCGAGCGCGTGCAGACCGCGTTTCAGCAGCGCGAGCTTGAAGTGGTGGTAGCGACGATCGCGTTCGGCATGGGCATCGACAAGGCCGACATCCGCACGGTGATTCACGCCGGCCTGCCTGCAACGCTCGAGGGCTACTACCAGGAGATCGGCCGCGCCGGTCGCGACGGCAAGCCGAGCCGCACCATCCTGATGCACAGCTACGCCGACCAGCGCACGCACGATTTCCTGCTTACGCGCGACTATCCACCGACTGAAAATCTCAGCACTGTATTCAACATGCTGAGTGGAGAATCGCGCTCAGTTGACGATCTGCGTGAAGATTCTCGACTAGGTCCTGAAGAGTTCGACAAGGCTCTCGAGAAGCTGCAGATTCACGGCGGCGCGCATGTCGACTTTGGCGGCAATGTCACCATCGGCCGCCCTGCATGGAAGAAGACCTACTCGGTGCAGTCGGCCTATCGCCGCGAGCAGTTCGAGAAGGTGGTGCGCTACACAACCTCCAATGATTGCCGCATGTCGGCGCTAGTGCGGCACTTCGGCGATGTGGAGGACGCGAATCGCCGGTGCGGTCACTGCGATGTTTGCGATCCGGCGGGCGCGGTGCTCCGACTGTTTCGCCGCGCCAGCAATCGCGAGCGCCACCAGGTCCAGGAGGTTATCGATGCGTTGCGTGCCTCGGCCTACAAGACCCCGAAGGGCCTGCGCGGAGAACTTGCCTGGGCCGAGTCAATGGAACGTGACGACTTTGAAGACTTCATCGGAGCGATGCTGCGCGCAGGACTCATCGCAGTTGAAGACGCGGAGTTCGAAAAGGACGGCAAGATCATTCCGTTCCGCAAGATCAGCCTGACAGACGCAGGTTTTGAAGTGCGCGCGACCACGCCCCTCGATCTTCTGTTCAGCGACGGCATTGTCGAAGAGTTCGGCACGGCGCCAACCGCGAAAAAGAAGAAACGCGCGCCGGAGTCATCACCGCCCGGCAAAGCACAGACTTCTGCGGCCCCCAGTTCGCCTTCCGCCAAGAGATACCGCTCCGACGAGCCCGCCCCCATCGAACTCACCGGTGACTCCGCAGATCTCGCATCGCGTCTCAAGGAATGGCGCGCTGCTGAAGCCAAGCGCCTGGGCGTTCCCGCGTATCTTGTCTTGCACGATCGCACATTGAATGCGCTGGCCGCCAGACGGCCGTCTACTCCGCATGAACTGCTCGCGGTTGAAGGCATGGGTCCGTCAAAGGTGGGCCGCTTCGGTGATGCCATCCTGGCGCTCTGCAGCCATTAG
- a CDS encoding G1 family glutamic endopeptidase, translating to MKKLSSALAAVVVLAAPITALAQNRVETPHRMQPNEHALNLPGATTIDAPPAGFDPITASDEELAYHGFPPRPNQATDGKAYASWAEAMQHSKTRVAPKLEQTNIFHGPAQMKKNATPAAVDSNPRLAAQPSNTYYSSNWSGYVATSGATSYGSSSYYYLINDMVVPIAQQRPGACTGGWAYGSEWNGIDGWGSGDVLQAGVEFDAYCSGSTRSAYYSAWYEWYPYGEVRIGGLPVTAGDDMFVEVWHTSATQGYAYIVNYNTNQSTTVGFTAPPGVSLVGNSAEWVVEAPTVGGSLATMVDYTRIPFWDSYAYTEAYTFYDVASSTPVDMEVGTSIVSYPEYLGIEAFTMHFQ from the coding sequence ATGAAGAAGCTGTCCTCCGCCCTCGCGGCGGTCGTAGTCCTTGCTGCGCCTATCACAGCCCTGGCGCAGAATAGAGTAGAAACACCTCACCGGATGCAGCCAAACGAGCACGCGCTGAATCTTCCGGGAGCCACCACAATTGATGCGCCTCCGGCCGGATTCGATCCGATAACCGCTTCAGACGAAGAACTTGCCTATCACGGCTTCCCGCCGCGTCCCAACCAGGCCACAGATGGCAAGGCTTATGCGAGCTGGGCGGAAGCGATGCAGCACTCCAAGACTCGCGTAGCTCCGAAGCTGGAGCAGACCAATATTTTCCACGGTCCGGCGCAGATGAAGAAGAATGCGACCCCGGCCGCCGTTGACAGCAATCCCCGGCTTGCAGCTCAGCCGAGCAACACGTACTACTCCAGCAACTGGAGCGGCTATGTTGCGACCAGCGGCGCAACCAGCTACGGCTCCTCTTCCTACTACTACCTGATCAATGACATGGTGGTTCCGATCGCGCAACAGCGGCCAGGCGCCTGCACAGGCGGATGGGCTTACGGCTCTGAGTGGAACGGTATCGACGGCTGGGGATCAGGCGACGTGCTGCAGGCCGGCGTGGAATTCGACGCCTATTGCAGCGGCTCTACCCGCAGTGCTTACTACTCCGCGTGGTACGAGTGGTACCCCTACGGCGAAGTTCGCATCGGCGGCCTGCCCGTCACCGCGGGCGACGACATGTTCGTCGAAGTGTGGCACACCTCCGCGACGCAAGGCTATGCCTACATCGTGAACTACAACACGAACCAGTCGACGACGGTGGGCTTCACGGCGCCTCCGGGGGTTTCTCTGGTCGGCAACTCTGCGGAGTGGGTCGTTGAAGCGCCTACGGTGGGCGGCAGCCTTGCCACCATGGTGGACTACACGCGGATTCCGTTCTGGGATTCCTATGCGTACACCGAGGCCTATACCTTCTACGATGTAGCCTCGTCGACCCCCGTTGACATGGAAGTGGGCACGTCGATCGTTTCGTATCCGGAGTACCTGGGCATCGAAGCGTTCACCATGCACTTCCAATGA
- a CDS encoding LacI family DNA-binding transcriptional regulator, producing the protein MSQRKSGHVTLLDIARTSGFSVSTVSIVLRETPLSQNVAAKTRAHIREIAQKLGYHPDAYAQSLRRRSTQTIGILAFDLSDPFCVPVLRGIHQRLEQTGYLPLTMDAQAKRELFDSYLHMTLERRAEAVIVVASWVFEETNLLADVRKNNVPIIILGRDLTARGISSVLVDNEAGGALATRHLRELGHTRIAVIRGPRQMVDSEPRWRGIQKVAEEDGIVIDPQLVFELPALADPASGFEGGLKIVRQMLAAGRPFTAVMAFDDLTALGVVRGLTEAGLRVPQDCSVMGFDDILPAEVSTPSISTIRQPLTKMGVEIADWALNAIGKPAEHKPRLHMPAPELVARMSTARAPEE; encoded by the coding sequence GACATCGCTCGCACGAGCGGCTTTTCGGTCTCGACGGTTTCAATCGTGCTGCGCGAGACCCCTCTGTCGCAGAATGTCGCGGCCAAGACGCGGGCTCACATCCGGGAGATTGCGCAGAAGCTCGGCTATCATCCCGACGCGTATGCGCAGTCATTGCGGCGGCGGAGTACACAGACCATCGGAATACTGGCGTTCGATTTGTCCGACCCATTCTGCGTTCCGGTTCTGCGCGGCATCCATCAGCGGCTGGAACAGACCGGCTACCTGCCGCTGACCATGGACGCGCAGGCCAAGCGCGAGCTCTTCGACAGCTATCTGCACATGACGCTGGAGCGGCGCGCCGAGGCTGTCATTGTCGTGGCGAGCTGGGTATTTGAAGAGACGAACCTCTTGGCCGACGTCCGCAAGAACAACGTGCCCATCATCATCCTCGGGCGCGACCTCACCGCGCGCGGGATCAGTTCCGTGCTGGTCGATAACGAGGCCGGCGGGGCACTTGCGACCCGGCACCTGAGAGAGCTGGGGCATACGCGCATTGCGGTGATTCGCGGGCCGCGGCAGATGGTTGACTCCGAGCCGCGGTGGCGTGGGATTCAGAAGGTCGCCGAAGAAGATGGGATCGTCATCGACCCTCAATTGGTGTTCGAGCTCCCCGCACTCGCCGATCCAGCCTCGGGATTTGAAGGCGGCCTGAAAATCGTGCGGCAAATGCTGGCGGCCGGGCGACCGTTCACCGCAGTAATGGCGTTCGATGATCTCACTGCGCTGGGGGTGGTGCGTGGATTGACGGAGGCCGGCTTACGCGTGCCGCAGGACTGCTCTGTGATGGGCTTCGACGATATTCTCCCCGCGGAGGTATCGACGCCTTCGATCTCCACCATTCGGCAGCCCCTGACGAAGATGGGCGTCGAGATCGCTGACTGGGCGTTGAATGCAATCGGAAAGCCGGCAGAGCACAAGCCGAGACTGCACATGCCCGCGCCTGAACTCGTTGCGCGCATGTCGACGGCGCGAGCGCCAGAGGAATAG